A single genomic interval of Acetonema longum DSM 6540 harbors:
- a CDS encoding LysR family transcriptional regulator, protein MDLRKYEVFVRAIDAGSFSKAAEQSGYTPSGVVHMMNALESEIGFPLLVRGPRGVTTTENGQKLLPILRELLRWNEQFRQTAAEINGLETGTVTIGAYSSIATHWLPKVIKTFREKYPHIEIHLMEGIRQEVDEWLSERRVDLGFFSYQEPMPYEWIPLKTDAMLAVLPPEHPMATQLAAYPLSACQEEAFIMPALGKDDDVVELLKKTGLTPQICFSTLENYAALAMIECGLGMSIMNELITKGRQNNVVMLPLDPPKSITLGIAVPSIKVAAPAVRKFITYATSILKE, encoded by the coding sequence ATGGATTTGAGGAAGTACGAAGTTTTTGTTCGGGCAATCGATGCCGGCAGCTTTTCAAAAGCAGCAGAGCAGTCAGGCTACACACCTTCCGGCGTAGTGCATATGATGAACGCATTGGAGAGCGAAATTGGCTTTCCGCTTTTGGTACGCGGGCCCAGAGGGGTCACGACAACAGAAAACGGACAAAAACTGCTGCCCATTTTGCGGGAACTGTTACGATGGAATGAGCAGTTCAGGCAAACCGCAGCAGAAATCAACGGGCTTGAAACTGGCACCGTTACGATCGGCGCTTATTCCAGCATTGCAACTCATTGGTTACCCAAGGTTATCAAAACGTTCCGAGAGAAGTATCCGCACATTGAAATCCACTTAATGGAGGGTATCCGGCAAGAAGTAGATGAGTGGCTTTCAGAAAGACGAGTCGACCTTGGCTTTTTCAGTTATCAGGAGCCGATGCCTTACGAATGGATACCTCTGAAAACAGATGCCATGCTTGCCGTTCTGCCGCCTGAACACCCTATGGCGACGCAGCTAGCGGCGTACCCGCTTTCCGCATGCCAAGAAGAAGCATTCATCATGCCTGCGTTGGGAAAAGATGACGATGTTGTGGAACTTTTAAAGAAAACGGGTTTGACTCCACAGATTTGTTTTTCAACTCTGGAAAATTACGCGGCCCTCGCTATGATCGAATGTGGATTAGGTATGAGTATAATGAATGAGCTTATTACCAAAGGGCGCCAAAACAATGTAGTCATGCTTCCACTCGACCCACCAAAAAGTATTACGCTGGGAATTGCCGTTCCGTCGATAAAGGTGGCTGCGCCGGCGGTACGAAAATTCATTACTTACGCAACTAGTATATTAAAAGAGTAA
- the proB gene encoding glutamate 5-kinase → MKVKRIIVKVGTSTLTNVDGKINLQCMEQLVRVLSDIQSKGHEVVLVTSAAITVGYSKMGLSTRPKDLPTIQAAAAVGQCELVHMYDRLFNEYGRTAAQILLDATDLENAERKQNLSNTFNALLTRGIIPIVNENDSVSHTEIRSKNKLFGDNDTLSAIVALLCNANLLINLSDVDGLYAADPKKDCNVHLIREVSEIDDRIIALAGGAGSVCGTGGMITKIRAARLVTSHGIDMVITQGSRPKALYDILNGAAIGTRFIGKPQAISQFERRTQ, encoded by the coding sequence ATGAAAGTAAAACGTATTATTGTAAAGGTCGGCACATCAACGTTGACCAATGTGGACGGAAAAATTAATCTTCAATGCATGGAGCAGTTGGTACGCGTGCTGTCTGATATACAAAGTAAAGGGCATGAGGTCGTTCTTGTAACATCCGCTGCAATTACAGTCGGATATAGCAAAATGGGGCTTTCAACGCGCCCGAAGGATTTGCCTACTATTCAAGCGGCGGCGGCAGTCGGACAATGTGAGCTTGTCCATATGTATGACCGGCTTTTCAATGAATATGGCAGGACTGCAGCTCAGATTTTACTTGATGCCACGGACCTTGAGAATGCGGAGCGAAAGCAAAATCTCAGCAACACCTTTAATGCCTTGCTGACTCGCGGAATAATCCCTATTGTCAACGAAAACGATTCTGTCAGCCATACAGAAATCCGTTCTAAAAATAAGCTGTTCGGGGACAACGATACTCTTTCCGCGATTGTTGCTTTGCTCTGTAATGCAAATTTGCTAATCAATTTGTCCGATGTAGATGGATTATATGCGGCTGATCCCAAAAAAGACTGCAATGTACACTTGATTCGAGAAGTCTCGGAAATCGATGATCGTATCATTGCGCTCGCAGGTGGAGCAGGTTCTGTCTGTGGCACCGGCGGCATGATTACAAAAATCCGGGCGGCTCGCCTTGTGACTTCACATGGCATTGACATGGTAATCACACAAGGGAGTCGCCCCAAGGCACTATATGATATTCTCAATGGTGCAGCTATTGGCACAAGGTTTATCGGGAAACCGCAGGCCATCTCACAGTTTGAAAGGAGAACCCAATGA
- a CDS encoding B3/4 domain-containing protein, giving the protein MNFFISDELQQLYPDVALGIMHYQAIVQKSTPALLELVDKTISELQAKYTMDDIARIPQIAATRNAYKALGKSPQEYRNAAEAMLRRVVKGNGLYHINNIVETNNLVSISSGYSIGSYDVSCLSGNITLHRAPDGAIYEGIGKGSINIEYLPTLYDDIGAFGNPSSDSRRAMIQAGDREIVSVLYAFDDGNGLEEWMTHFKNLLQTYCDVQSAKGSIFRGSDKIILFEK; this is encoded by the coding sequence ATGAATTTCTTTATATCAGATGAATTACAGCAGCTTTATCCAGACGTCGCTCTCGGTATTATGCATTATCAAGCGATTGTGCAAAAAAGCACACCGGCGCTATTGGAATTGGTCGACAAAACAATAAGCGAGCTACAGGCGAAGTATACGATGGATGACATCGCACGCATTCCACAAATTGCAGCCACGCGAAATGCCTATAAAGCCCTCGGCAAGTCGCCGCAAGAATACAGGAATGCGGCGGAAGCCATGCTGCGACGCGTCGTGAAAGGAAACGGCTTGTATCACATCAACAACATAGTCGAGACTAACAATTTGGTTTCCATCTCTTCCGGCTATTCCATTGGTTCGTATGATGTGAGCTGTTTGTCCGGCAATATCACCCTGCATCGTGCACCGGACGGCGCAATTTATGAAGGCATTGGCAAAGGCTCTATCAATATAGAATATCTGCCAACACTGTATGATGATATTGGTGCCTTCGGCAACCCCAGCAGTGACAGCCGGCGCGCCATGATACAGGCTGGCGATCGTGAAATTGTCAGCGTGCTTTATGCGTTTGACGATGGAAACGGGCTGGAAGAATGGATGACGCATTTCAAAAATCTGCTGCAAACATATTGTGATGTGCAGTCCGCTAAAGGCTCTATTTTCCGTGGCTCAGACAAAATAATCTTGTTTGAAAAATGA